From Candidatus Binatia bacterium:
GTGCAACCTGACGACGCACTACTGCCAGGCCCCCGCTCCGCTATTCTGACCGCTCGCCGGCCCCGGCCTGCGATCTACCGTTTTCTCGTACGCCTTCGCATGCCAGCATGAGGGCATGAATCTCCTTGGCGCGGCCGGCCCCGGCCCCTGCAGCGAGCTGTCGGCCCTCCACGGGCTGCCGCTGATCGGGACCGCCGGCTGTTATGACGCGGTGCTGGCCTTCGAGCTTGCGCCGCCGTGGACTCCGCGCCTGGCCGGCTCGCGTGCGTCGGATGCCGCGCTCGATGCGGCCATCGCAAGGACGGGGCGCGAATCGAAGCGGGTGCGCCTTCTCGCGCTGGAGCCGGACGGAGAGCCCGACCGCGCCCGCATTCTCTGGTTCACGCGGCAGCCGGGTTCGTTCGAGCGCTTCGAGAGGCGCGAGTACATCGCCCTGCGCCGCGACCTCGGCGCTTCGATCGAAAGGCTGACGCTCACCGGCTCTCTCGCCGAAGGGCGCGTCGAGGTAGCCGACGCCGCCCGCGACATCCTCGTCTGCACGCACGGCGCACGCGACGCGTGCTGCGGACGATTCGGCTATCCGCTCTTCGTTCGCTTCTCGCAGCTCGCGCGGCGGCATAGCGACGTGCGCGTGTGGAGGACGAGCCACCTCGGTGGTCATCGCTTCGCCCCGACGTTGATCGACCTGCCGAGCGGACGCCTTTTCGGCCGGCTCGGCGGCGACGATGCCGAAGCGGTGCTCGACGGCGGCAGCGCGCTGCTGTCGCGCGTGGAGACGATCTATCGGGGGCGCTGCGCGTTGCCGGAGGCCGCGCAGATCGTCGAGAGACGGCTCTGGCTCGAGATCGGTGAGAGCATCGAGAACGCGACGCTGGCGTGGCAGGTCGAGCCGAGCGGGGATCGCTGGAACGTCCGTCTCGAAGCGATCTGCGACGGTGGACGCCGCCATGCCGTGCAGGCCGTGGTCGAACGCGCCGCGAGCCACGCGATCACCACGCCCACGAGCTGCGGCCGCGATCCGGAGTCGGAAGCGCCGTGGAATCTGGTCGCGTGAGCGGAGCGACGCGCACGCGAAGGCCGCGTCGTGTCGAGAACGTGCCTCGCGCCGCGGCAGCCGCGCTGCCAAATTGAGAAAGGGTGAGAATGGGTGAGAATGCGTGTGATCGGCGTCATTCTACTCGTCATTGTTGCCGTGATTGCCGCTGTGCCGTGGATCGTCGGCGGCGAGTCGAAGACGCTCGACGATGATGCGAGGCGCGGCGCGCCCGGCGACTTCGTGCGTCTCGAAGACGGCTACACGTTCTATTCGCTCGAAGGGCCTGCCCCGGCCGAAGTCGTCGTCTTCGTGCACGGCCTGAACTCGCCGTCCTACATCTGGGGCGACCTCGTGCAGATGCTGCGGGACAACGGTTACCGCACGCTCGTCTACGACCTGTACGGACGAGGGTGGTCCGACCGTCCGTGGACCGACTACGACCTCGACCTGTTCGACCGCCAGCTGGGCGGCCTTCTTCGCAGCCTTGGTCTTGGCGGGAAAGTGCACCTGGTCGGGCTGTCGATGGGCGGCATCATCTCGTCGGAATTCACGCTGCGGCATCCCGACGCTGTCGCGAGCTTGACGATGGTGGACCCCGGCGGATTTCGCATTGCCGTGCCGGGAGGATCGCATCTGCTCACGATGCCGATCGTCGGCGACTGGCTGATCCAGGTGATCGGTGAACGCGTGCTGATGGCAGGGCAGGCGGCCGTCGTGCACGACAAATCGCTCGTTCCCGGTCTGCTCGAGCGATTCCGGCCCCAGCTCGAGTTTGCCGGTTACAAGCGGGCCTTCCTTTCGACGCTGCGCCACGTCCCGCTGTCGGATTTCACCGCACGTTATCGCGAGCTTGCGGCATCCCCGGTGCCGATCGAGATCTTCTGGGGACGCCAGGACGAAGTGGCTCCGGCCAGCGGTGCCGACGTCGCCGCGACGCTGATTCCGAAGGCGACGATCCAATTGATCGACGATGCGGGCCACCTTTCGCACTACGAAAAACCGAAGGAAGTAGGCCAGGCGCTGCTTCGATTCCTCGCGGACGTGCATGCGCCGAAGCAGACCGGAAACGCCCCGAAGCAGGCCCCGTCGCACATCGGAAATGCGCCGGCTCGCGGCAGCGACAGCGGAGGCAGCGAAACGGACTGATTGGACTCCGCGAGGGATTTTTCCTAGCTTTGCCCTCTTTGATGCCCGCAAATCCGGTGCTCCAGAGGCAGCCGGCACGCGGTGGGCGTAGCTCAGTTGGTAGAGCCCCGGATTGTGGTTCCGGTTGTCGCGGGTTCAAATCCCGTCGCCCACCCCATCTTTTTCGTGCACGCGGCGATGTTGCCCTTCGGACGGGCATCGGGTAGCAGAGCCGGCCTGTGGGTGCGTAGCTCAGTTGGTAGAGCAGCTGACTCTTAATCAGCGGGTCCCTGGTTCGACCCCAGGCGCACCCACCACTTTTTCTTTCCAGATCCGTAAAGTTAAGCGGCTTCCGAACCGGGTTGAGGCAAAAGGCCTCAACCCGGTTCGGCGGTTGTCACCCGCATAGTCACCGGTCGCTGTGCGACGCCGCACTCTCCGAACTCATTGCTCGCCGTTAGCTCAGCGTCTCGCTCCGTCTGGCCAGCGTCGCAGCAGGCCCCGAAGTTCCGCGCCCGGCGTAGGGTTGGCCGCAGGAACGATTCGTAACGCCCGAGAGCAGACTGGTACGCCGCCGATGTCGTGCCCTACCGCAGCGATTCGGCTGCCTGGAATCCATTAGTCTGACACTTCGAGCGGTGGCGCTCACCGTCAAGTGGCCTGGATCACCGCACGTTCAAACTCCCGTGGACTCGCCGTCAATCGATGTGACAATGATACGGGGCAAAGCCATGGACGGCTTCGCCGGATCGTCGGGCGGAGTTGGTTGGGAGGACGGGCCCATGAACACTCGGTTTCGCGAAGTCGGGATTAGCGCGGCGGTCCTTACGCTGGCCGGCGTCCTTGGCGGCTGTAACAACGGCAGCGGGGCAGGGCTCGTCAATCTGTTCTTCGGAATCAACGGAAGCGGCAGTTGCAGCAGCGTCATCGTCGACGTGAACTTGACCGAGGCCAGCGCCACCATCGCGCACAGCCGGGACGGTAGCCCGAGGTGTACGATCAATCCCGTACTCGCTGGCTGCACCCTTGGTGTGGTGGAAACGAGCGACGGCGATCACCGCGCGACGGTCTCGGGTACCAGCTGCACCATTTCCGCCGTCACGAGCCTGTTCAGCTGCGAGTTTGAGGATGTCGACATCTCCAAGCTCCAGGATACGGCCAGCTCCCAGTGCGCCTGCAAGACGGCCGGCTGCGACACCACGCCCCCGGTCTGCATCAGCCCGACTCCGGATCCGACATCGTGCGAGAACTGCACGAACGGCATCGACGACAACGGCAACGGGCTCATTGACTGCGTCGACCCGAACTGCGCCGACAACCCGGTGTGCCGGGGCTCGACGACCACCACGTCCACCTCCTCGTCGACATCGTACACAGGGCCCACCAACACGACGACGACGACCTCGACGACGCTGCCGCTTGCCTGCACGATCCTCTTCCACCTGGACGATGACGTGAACCTTGGGTCGCTGCAGTTCGACACCGACTACAGCAACGCGCAGGGCTACTTCCTTGGTGAAGGCGGCAGCGTCCAGTGCTCCAGCACGGTCACGGGCGCGCTGACGAGCTTCAACGACAAAGACGCCCAACATGTGCTGTCGTCCGGCATCATCAGCCTGAATGGCTTCACTGGCCCAACTTATGTTTCCGAGTGCACGTTCAAGTCGTCAGCCACCCCGGTGAGCGCCGACTTCGGCGTCACCGTAACCGAGGCTTCGTATCCGAATCTCGTTGACGTCGTCCCGCTGCCTGTCGTGTCGATCGCGCTAATCAACTGCGAGTGGCCGCCGGATACGTTCCAGCCGACAACCACGACCACGCCTGAGCCGACGACGACCACCTTGAAGGGGCTGATCACCGTAACGTACCGGCTGATTTCGGCGTCTTCGTCGGTCGGGGCCTTACAGTGGTCCACCAGTTACGCAGGGGCTCCAGGCGGCTTCCGGGGAACCGGGAGCGCCGTGGTCTGTTCGAACCTAGTTAAGGAGGCGCTGTTCGCACCGAATGATGACGAGGCCAATTCGACGTTGAACCTGGCACTGATCGCGCTGACTCCATTCACTGCGCCGACCGACCTGGTGCAGTGCACGTTCGACCCGAACGTCGGTCAGACGCCCACCGCCGATCAGTTCCCGGTCACGATCCAGGACGCGACAGACTCCGACGGGAACAAGATCACCGCCGCCATCGGCGTGACTGCCGCCGTGGCGCCTTGATCGACTTCGATGGCGGGTGGCCAAGCGGTCAGATGCCCAGCGCTGCCGTGGTGCTGACTGCGCTGGTGACCGTTCGGCGATCTCTTCGTTTCGATTTCCGTGCGGCTCGACTGGCTTGGAGCTTCGCGGGCTTGGCGCTGTTTTTTTGGGGAATTCCCGCGTCGGCGCAGCCCGCGGAGCCGTGTGGCGCGCCGCATACCGGGAACGTGTCGCCGCAAGCTTCTGACGCGCTGGCGATTCTCCGGGCTGCGGTCGACGGCCCCGACTGCGACGCGCGACGCTGCGCCTGTGACGTAAATTCGAGCGGCTACATTACCGCGAGCGATGCGCTGCTCGTGCTGCAGGCCGCGGTCGATCTACCGGTCCCCCTGGTGTGCCCGTGTTACGAGCCTGACATTGCATGTTCATCATTCGAAGTTCGCTCCGGGTTTGGCTCGGAGCTGAAGGAAGGTTGGACTGGACTGGACGTTCAGTCCGGGTTCGCGGGACGGCTTTTCGATCTCAACGTGGTACGCCACTGCACTACCGATGCGAGTGTCTGCACAGACGACAAACAGTGCGGCTCGGGCTCTTGCGTCGCCACATGCGATTGCAACGTCGATACGACGTGCGAGCTGGCCGGACCGAGCCAGGGGCGCCGGTGCTTATTTACGTTCGAGTCCTGCGTGAGCAATGCCGACTGCGCCGGTAGTCCCTGCGTCGCCTTGTTCGGGCCGCCGCGGCCGATCTCCGCGGGCGGCGTTTCGCTCTGCTCGGTCACATGGTTCGACGGCGATGCGACGGGCACAGCGGACTTCGCCAGCGGGACGCTCAGCTTGTCCGCCCGACTGGTGCGACGCTTCACGAGCGGGGTCAGTCTCGATCTGCCGTGTCCGCGCTGCGGCCGCCCGGACCAGGCCCCGGTGATCGGTGACAGCTTTGCGTGCGAGGGCGGTCCCGCCAGTGGGTCAGTCTGTAATGTAGACGCTGTAGACCAGGAGTTTGGAGGAACATCGTTTGAATGTCCGCCGGAGCCGCAGGCCGACTCCGGTGAACCAGGGATTCCGCTGGGCCGAGTTCGCATGACGACCGACCGAGTGGAGAAGACCGCCCAGCTCCCGTGTGCCAACGTCTCGTTCGGGTCGAATCCCTTGCTCGGCAATGGGAAATGCACTGACCTGGAGACCCCGTGTTCAAGCAATGACGACTGCCGTCGCTGCGCCGGCGACAGCGGTCGCCCGTGCAAGAGCGACGCTGCCTGCGATGACGAAGGGCCATGCGTCGCGTGGCCGGCCCTGCCGGTGACCTGCGGATACTGGTGCCACTGCGGCTTCTGCGACGATGACCCGTCCCAGCCGTGTTTTGATGAGAGCGACTGCCCGGCCGGCCAGGCCTGCCAGGCGGGCAGCGGTATCGCGACGGCAGCGAACGCGCCACAACAGAAGCCCAACCAATGCTCAGATGACGGGTTCCAATGTGGCGCCTGGCTGCCTGAGCAGTGCAATCAGACTCTAACCCAACACTGCGAGCTTGAGCCGCAGCGGCCATGCACGGACGACGCAACCTGCCAGGGCAACAACGCTGGCGCATGCATCAGCGAAAGGCTCCCATGTTTCGGACCCCGCGTCAGTCGGGAGGGGCGTCCTTCGCCGCTCGGCAGGTACTGCAGCACAAGCCACAAACCTTGTCGTGGCCCGATTGACTGCGCGGTCCATGAGCCGTGCCTTCACGGTGTCGCGGTTCCTCGGCTTGAGGTGCTCGCCTGCATGCCGGCCACGACGTCCTCTACTACCAACAACTCGATCGGGCTTACGGGGCCATCGGCGCTGGAGATCCACGCGCTGATCCAGCCATGCTACTGCGGCGACGGTGTCATCGGTTGTTCGGAGACTTGCGACGATGGCAATACCGTCAATGGTGACGGGTGCGACGATCGGTGCCGGAAAGAGCAGTAGGACACGCGGACCACGTTGTGACATCAACCACGGGCGGCAAACCGGCTACAGGGAGCCGCCGCAGGTCGGCAGCCCAGCTCGCCAAGAGCGTCGCCGCCGAACGACCACCCCTTACGTCCTCTTGAGCAGGCTGGTACGCTGCCGATGGCGTCGCGCGAACGCCCGGGGCAGGAGCAGCGATTTCGGCGGTGTGTGCGGTGTATGCGTGGAGAATGGCCCCACCTCGACTCACGGGATTTCATGGGGCACGCCGACTCGCGCGCTTGCGAAGTCGCGAGCCGGCATGGAGGCCATATGTGGTGCCGCGGATTGGTGCGATGGATGTTTTTCGCTTTCGCGGTTTCGCCGTTCGTGACGACCGTGTTTGCGGGAAACGCGGTGAGCGCGGCTGACGAACCGCAGTTGTCTCGCGCGAACCAGATCACCGGGAGTCGCGCAGTAAGTGACGACCGCATGGCGCGCCAGACGTCGGGCTGGGGCCGCCCGGCTTCAAGGCCTTCCATCCTGGAAACGAGCGGAGAGTGCGGCGACGGCATTAAACAGCCCGACGAAGAGTGTGACGACGGCAATGTTGCCAACTGCGATGGATGCAGTTCGTTTTGTGAGATCGAGTTCTGCGGTGACAGCATCGTCCAGTGTAACGAACAGTGCGACGACGGGCCAGACAATTCCGATACCACTCCCGATGCGTGTCGCACAAGCTGCGAGAATCCGAGGTGCGGCGACGGGGTAACGGATCCGGGTAACGGCGAGGAGTGCGACGACGGCAATACCGTTGCCGGCGATTGCTGCTCGCCTCAGTGTCTGCGAGAGCCGGCTGGTTCGGACTGCTCCGATGACGGCAACCCCTGCACTACGGACCTCTGCAATGAGACTGGCGAATGCATCCACGATGCGGGCAACGCGGGAACGCTCTGCAGAGCCGAACGTAAAGGTCCGGAGTGCTCACCGCGAAGCGTCCCCGCCGGAACCATTTCGATCCCGGTTGCCATTTCGTCCGCTTGGTTCCAGTTCCATGCTTGCGGACCCGACTCCAAGATCCGGCTGTATCCAGTCGGCTCGATAGATAGCTGCGCGGGCTGGCATACCTTTACGGTGTATCCGTCGAGTGCTGCCAGGCTCGGAACGATCCTGACCGGATTAAAAGCGGGCACGTACGTGAGTCCGGAAACAGAAGCCGACCGTACGTTCTATAATTTTGCGAACGGCAGCATTGATACAGAGTTCAACAACATTTGGAGTCTTTACAAGGCGAAAGCGGATGCGAACGGGATATGGTCAACCGCTGTGGCCGTCTATGACAGCCCCGGGTCCTGTCAGAGCCCGAGCGGAGCAGTGAAGGTTCTGGGTTTTGCGACCGTACGCATCTACTCGGCCTCGCCACAAAACTTTTTTTTGGATGCATACGTAGATTGCGGCTTTGTGACGAATGGCGAACCACGAGGACGTGATTTCGGCACTCGCATCGCGGAGTGTGCGGATTGCGATATGCCCGAATACTGCGATGGGTTCACCGAGAATTGCCCGGCGGACGAGAAAGCATCGATGGGCACCCCATGCATCGTTGACGGGAGTCT
This genomic window contains:
- a CDS encoding DUF4215 domain-containing protein; its protein translation is MPATTSSTTNNSIGLTGPSALEIHALIQPCYCGDGVIGCSETCDDGNTVNGDGCDDRCRKEQ
- a CDS encoding alpha/beta hydrolase, producing MRVIGVILLVIVAVIAAVPWIVGGESKTLDDDARRGAPGDFVRLEDGYTFYSLEGPAPAEVVVFVHGLNSPSYIWGDLVQMLRDNGYRTLVYDLYGRGWSDRPWTDYDLDLFDRQLGGLLRSLGLGGKVHLVGLSMGGIISSEFTLRHPDAVASLTMVDPGGFRIAVPGGSHLLTMPIVGDWLIQVIGERVLMAGQAAVVHDKSLVPGLLERFRPQLEFAGYKRAFLSTLRHVPLSDFTARYRELAASPVPIEIFWGRQDEVAPASGADVAATLIPKATIQLIDDAGHLSHYEKPKEVGQALLRFLADVHAPKQTGNAPKQAPSHIGNAPARGSDSGGSETD
- a CDS encoding sucrase ferredoxin, which codes for MNLLGAAGPGPCSELSALHGLPLIGTAGCYDAVLAFELAPPWTPRLAGSRASDAALDAAIARTGRESKRVRLLALEPDGEPDRARILWFTRQPGSFERFERREYIALRRDLGASIERLTLTGSLAEGRVEVADAARDILVCTHGARDACCGRFGYPLFVRFSQLARRHSDVRVWRTSHLGGHRFAPTLIDLPSGRLFGRLGGDDAEAVLDGGSALLSRVETIYRGRCALPEAAQIVERRLWLEIGESIENATLAWQVEPSGDRWNVRLEAICDGGRRHAVQAVVERAASHAITTPTSCGRDPESEAPWNLVA
- a CDS encoding DUF4215 domain-containing protein, whose product is MFFAFAVSPFVTTVFAGNAVSAADEPQLSRANQITGSRAVSDDRMARQTSGWGRPASRPSILETSGECGDGIKQPDEECDDGNVANCDGCSSFCEIEFCGDSIVQCNEQCDDGPDNSDTTPDACRTSCENPRCGDGVTDPGNGEECDDGNTVAGDCCSPQCLREPAGSDCSDDGNPCTTDLCNETGECIHDAGNAGTLCRAERKGPECSPRSVPAGTISIPVAISSAWFQFHACGPDSKIRLYPVGSIDSCAGWHTFTVYPSSAARLGTILTGLKAGTYVSPETEADRTFYNFANGSIDTEFNNIWSLYKAKADANGIWSTAVAVYDSPGSCQSPSGAVKVLGFATVRIYSASPQNFFLDAYVDCGFVTNGEPRGRDFGTRIAECADCDMPEYCDGFTENCPADEKASMGTPCIVDGSLCSSDVCDGLGNCVSAIAEAGTPCRVTTGICDAVETCNGSSGICPNDRCCDANGDDEVTIADALLALRASAGTANCVLARCDFNGDGRVTILDALAILRAAIGIPGTPNCPPGL